Genomic segment of Iocasia fonsfrigidae:
ATCAACTACCTTACCACGACTGGCCAGATATTGTTCCAGTCCAATCTTAAATACCTCCACCCTATTTTCAAGGGAGGCAACCAGTTCTTTAACCGAACTTTCTTCCGCTGTATCCAGAGCAACAATAATTTTTTCTCGCAAAACTATCACTCCTTTCAAAATAAAAACCCCTCACCAATCCGGCAAGGGGTATAAATATCCCATAAGATATATATACTAATCCCTTTCTGGCCTCACCGGACCATCTTAAAGGTTTATTATTAATTTTGTTAAATTATATTATATCAGAACAGGCTTTGTCAATTAAATTAATTATTATTAAAGATAGATAAACTCTTTTTAAGCACTCCCATTAAAGGCAGACCAATAATATATACAGAAATGAACTGTCCCAAACCAATATATAAGACTGTGATCCAGTATGGCAGGTCAGCTATCAGGTATAGTATCAAGGAAATACCAAAGGCATTTAAGAGAACAGGATATATTCCGGCTTCATATTTATTTCCGGCCCTGGCAGTTAATAATCCAGCTAACAGAGTTATTAATGAACCAAAAATAACATCAACTAAACCATTTGGTCCTAAATAATTAGCAATCATACAGCCTATCCATAGAGCAATGGCAGACCATCCCCCCAAATAAAAGGGTAATAAGGTCAAGGCCTCACTGATTCTAACCTGTAACTGTCCATAAGAAATAGGTGCTAACAGAAGTGTAATAACCGCATAGAGTGCTGCTATCACAGCTATCTTGGTAATTTTTTTGGTTTCAATTCTTTTCATAATAAACACATCCTTAGTTTTGATCAAGCAGGATTTTGCGAACTGCTATTATCTTTTTTTTATATTATTTTTTATACCTACTAAGTACCAGTATTAAGCCTTTCATATTTCTCCCTGTATAGTTTCCTGAGATAGGCCAGTTGTTCCAAATTAAACAAACCTTCCTGTTTAATCCTGTTACCTAGTTTCTGTAATTTTTCAATATCAGCTGTTTCTTTCATTATCTGTTGAAATTGTTTGAAGGCATATTCATTTACAATAGAAAAAGAGAAGCGGTGTATTTCTAAGGGGCCATTTTCCTTTAAAGCAGCAATATGTTCCTCAGTACCATAACCCTTATTTCTGATAAAACCATAGGCTGGATAAATAAGATGATATTTATCCATAATCCGATCCCTGCTAACCTTAGCAATTATTGAAGCTGCTGCAATCGCATTAACTCTACTATCACCATCTATTACAGTCTCCTGCTTTATTTTTATATCAGGGAGCTGGCGGTTTCCATCAACCAGCAGGTAATCAGGTTTAATTTCCAACTTGTCTATAGCAGTCCTCATCGCCTTAAAAGTCGCCTGCAGGATATTTAACTTATCAATTACATTATTTTCAATAATTCCTATGCTTACTGCTAAGGCTTTTTCTTTTATCTCTACAAATAGTTCTTCTCTCTCTTTGGCAGATAATTTTTTTGAGTCATTTAAGCCGATAATCTTACTTTCAGGATCAAGTATTACAGCCGCTGCTGCAACAGGCCCAGCCAAAGGGCCCCTCCCGGCCTCATCAATTCCAGCAACAAAATTATAACCAGATTCCCTTAAGGACTCTTCCTTTTTATTAAGCAGTTTCCACTGCTCTTTTTTTTCTTTTAACCTCTGCTGCATTTTTCGATATCTGACAGACAGTTTCTGGACACCCTTACGGGGATCGAGAGCAAGTTCCTCAATAATATTATCAGTAAGAGCAATCTTTTCTAAAATACTTTTAATTTCACTAATAGTATGTTTATGCCACTGCATTTTTAATCCCCCATAATAGGCTTTTCAAGGGTAACCCTACCCAGTTTACCCCTGCGAAATTCATGAATAAGAGTCTTGGCCGTCCTTGCCCTATCAACTTTACCACCACTCATTAAACAACCCCTCTTTCTGCCAATAAGGGGTAATATATCATAGGCCTGGGCTGTAGATAATTCAAGCTGATAGTTCTGTTCAATTATATCCTGATTTATATCCAGAAGATATGTAATAAGTTTATAGGCCGCCATTTCCTTATCATAGACATCATCACTTATTGCACCAGTAATTGCCAGTTTATAACCAATATCCTCATCATCAAACTTGGGCCATAGTATACCAGGTGTGTCTAACAATTGGATATCATCACCTATTTTTATCCACTGTCTTCCCCTGGTAACACCAGGTCTATTACCTGTTTTAGCCATACCCATACCAGCAAGGGCATTAATCAGGGCAGATTTACCTACATTAGGAATACCAATAATCATTATTCTTATCTCCCTTTTATTACGGCCTTTTTTAGTTATTCGCTGATTTATTTCATTAGCATAATTTTTAATTAAGCCAATTAATTCATTAATACCTTCACCATTCAAAGAATTCACTCTGACTGCTTGATATTTTTCTGTAAAATAATCTAACCACTGCCTGGTTAATCCTGAATCAGCCAGGTCATATTTATTTAAAGCCAGAATCCTTTTTTTGTCTTTTATTAATTCATCAAGATCAGGATTCTGACTGCTAACAGGTATCCTTGCATCAAGGACCTCTACTACCAGATCAACCAGTTTTAAGTCTTTATTTAATATTCTCCTGGCCTTGGCCATGTGTCCAGGGTACCATTGAACCAATCCCATCATTCCTTTCCATTAAAACCCACAGGTTATAAGGAATTATTATAGAAACTCAAAAAAGGGTGTTCGGCATAACCCTCCCACCCTTATTTCTTAATCTCTCTTTTCTTTAATTCTAGCAGCCTTACCTTTTCTTTCACGCAGGTAGTATAGTTTTGCC
This window contains:
- the ylqF gene encoding ribosome biogenesis GTPase YlqF gives rise to the protein MMGLVQWYPGHMAKARRILNKDLKLVDLVVEVLDARIPVSSQNPDLDELIKDKKRILALNKYDLADSGLTRQWLDYFTEKYQAVRVNSLNGEGINELIGLIKNYANEINQRITKKGRNKREIRIMIIGIPNVGKSALINALAGMGMAKTGNRPGVTRGRQWIKIGDDIQLLDTPGILWPKFDDEDIGYKLAITGAISDDVYDKEMAAYKLITYLLDINQDIIEQNYQLELSTAQAYDILPLIGRKRGCLMSGGKVDRARTAKTLIHEFRRGKLGRVTLEKPIMGD
- a CDS encoding ribonuclease HII, encoding MQWHKHTISEIKSILEKIALTDNIIEELALDPRKGVQKLSVRYRKMQQRLKEKKEQWKLLNKKEESLRESGYNFVAGIDEAGRGPLAGPVAAAAVILDPESKIIGLNDSKKLSAKEREELFVEIKEKALAVSIGIIENNVIDKLNILQATFKAMRTAIDKLEIKPDYLLVDGNRQLPDIKIKQETVIDGDSRVNAIAAASIIAKVSRDRIMDKYHLIYPAYGFIRNKGYGTEEHIAALKENGPLEIHRFSFSIVNEYAFKQFQQIMKETADIEKLQKLGNRIKQEGLFNLEQLAYLRKLYREKYERLNTGT
- a CDS encoding QueT transporter family protein, with product MKRIETKKITKIAVIAALYAVITLLLAPISYGQLQVRISEALTLLPFYLGGWSAIALWIGCMIANYLGPNGLVDVIFGSLITLLAGLLTARAGNKYEAGIYPVLLNAFGISLILYLIADLPYWITVLYIGLGQFISVYIIGLPLMGVLKKSLSIFNNN